Within Bifidobacterium dentium JCM 1195 = DSM 20436, the genomic segment GGCCGCATAGTTGCTCAGATCGACCGTGAACTGGTCCGTGCCGTTGCCCTTGAGCTCGTTAGCGGTGAAACCACTGACCACGTAGTTGTTGTCAGCCGGGATCTCGGTTACGTTAACCGTCTCGCCATCGACGGTGATCGTGGAGGAACCGCCTTCGACGTACACCTTGATGTCATTATTGACGGTCAGGCCCACGCCCGGCTTATCCATGATCTTGAACATCGGATCGGTCTTACCCAGCATGTTCGGCAGCTTGACCTGGATGGTGTAGTTCGCGACACTGCCGACGCCCATGGCCTGGGCCTTCTCTTCGGCGGTCTTTCCCGGGGTCGGCGGCGTGTTCGACTTCGCCACGACGGTACCGAGGGTCAGCGGATCACCAGACTTGCGGACGAACTTGGTGTAGGTTGCGCCGTTGGCGGTCACCTGCGTGGCCACGACCGTAGGCACGCCGTTCGTGTCGGTAATCAGATACCAGCCTTCGGTCACGTTCAAGGTAACCGTCGACGCTTCAAGCGCAGCGGTCTTCGTATCGGTCGGGGTCAGTCCGGAAACGACCAAGGCGTCAGCGAATGCGCGCAGTTGTGCGTCGGTGAATGTCGCCACGTACGCGGCCGGATTGTCCTTGTACGGGTCCGGAATCTCACTCACGCCGCCCGCACTCTTCGCCGCAGCCTCAACGGCGGTCTTCGCCGCATCGACGGTGTTGACCTGCACCTTGCTCATGGTCGGCGCGGTACCCTGCGGATCGGCGAATTCGGCGAACTTGTATGCCTTGAACTCGGAACCCGCGGCCGCGTTCGTCACGGTGATTTCGGCTGCGGTCGTCGGATCGGCCTGTGCGCTCGCAGCGCCTAGGGCCATGCCGGCCAGCAGCGTCGCCGCGGCGGCCACGCTTGCAAAAAGCTTCCTCGCGTTCATGATGAGAAACCTCTCTTCCTTGTAATTGTTGCTTGGGTGTTCACCATTGATTCGAATGTTGTGCGTTATCAGGATTCGTGTCCGGCCGGGGCACCATCGGCTCGGCCGGATGCGTCCGTTCAGTCATTGGTTGCTGCCATCACCCCCATCAGTACAACCGTTTCTTGCTGCTCCAGATGGAGACGATGATTCCCGCCACGACGGCGATCAGACCGAAACAGCCACCAATGAGCAGCCACTGTCGACCGGTGAGGTCACCTGCCGCGGGGAGCGTCGCAACCGAGATATAGCGATTGACGAACGCAGCCGTCAGATCGTCGGCCGGCTGTTGTTTGTCGGCTGCGATGTCCCGGCCATCGCGATCCTTGACCTGCACGACCTGCGTCACCTTCGCCTCGTATTGGCCGGCCGCATTCTTGGCGACGGTGACGGTGACGTGATATTCGGACTTGTCAAAACGCCAACCGTGCCTGGCCGCAGGCTGTACTTCCACCACCTTGAAGGTGTAGGTGTCGGCACCGTCGTTCAGCGGAGTCGAGAATGTCAACGGATCACCTGCGGAATCGACGGTGAATGCACCCGGCTTGGAGATATTCGCTTGCAGGTTGCCGATCGAAGTCGTCTGCTTGCCGCCTTCGAGACCTTTCAGCATGGCACCGGTGTTCTGCGCCTTCTGCGTATCCGACGTGATGTCGGTCAGTTCGAAGTCGAAGGATTCCGCATAGTCGTTGCCCTGGGTCTTCTTGCTGAGCTTCACGCCGTCCTGCAGCGTAACCGTGTTGCGTTGATTCCGTACCGTGCATTCGTAGGTTTTCAGCGGCTTCTGCAGGTCGGCGTTCTTGTCGGCGAGCGCCCACAGCTCATTCTTATCGATCGTCACCGTGACGTTCGCGTCGCCGACTTGGGTGTAGCCGTCGACCGCGTCTTCGGTAAGCGTGTATTCGCCTGGCGCAAGTTTGACGAAACCGTCGTTCCATTGATTGTCGGCGTTCAACGTCACTGTGAGGTCGACCGCATCGTCGTAGCCTTTGAGGTGCATCTGCACTTCCGTACCGTCGACAGGTTGCACATCGGGCCATTCCTTGGTCACTGCGACGTTGGCGACCGGTATCTGCAGTACCGGATGCCGGTAATTCGCGCAACTCGACCTGTCGTCGGTGGTGTAGCAGACTTGGGCCGTCTTGTTGGACCTGAAGCCGGCCTTGCCCGCCGAAGTGGCTCCGGTATCGGCATCGCCCGTCGCGTCATAGCCGGTCTTCGCATATGTCTGATAGGCGGAGTCGGTCGGTTCCACGTTGTACGACAGCGTATATGTCATGCCGTCCTTGAGCTCGTACGATTCGTTGAATTCGGCCCTGACGATGCCGTTGCCGTCTTCGCTGTACCACAACGCGTAATCCGTATCGAGTACCGGAGCGGTTTCGCCGGCCTTGCCACCGGTGACGTTCAGCGTAACACCGCTCGTTACCTTGTAGAACGTCTTGCCATCGAACGTTCTCGCAGTGGATTTGTCGTAGGCGATGCCGCTCTGCTTGGCATACTCCGACAGTTCGTCGGTGATGGAGACGCCCGTATACACGTGCTTTTCGGTGATGGTCTTCTGGATATCGTTGAAGATCTGTGCCAGCTGCGTGGCGCTGGAGGCCGAATAGTAGTAGTCGCCGGAGGCTCGGTCGCCCAGATTCCAATACCCGGTGGCATTCGGATAATTGCTCGAGATGCCGTGCATGAACTTATTGGCGTTGCTGGCGGACGATACGCTCGCCGACGGATTCGCGCCATCGAAAATGCCGATGGAGTACACCGTGGTGCCGGCATTCTTCAGTTCCTGGGATTTTTTAATGGCGGCATTCGCAACGTCGCCATCAAAACCACTCCAATGATTAGGCTCGCCATCAGTGAAGAAAATCACGTATTTCTTCGCTCCGGCACGGCCGCCGGCAAGCGCCTGTTGTGCAACCTCCATTGCAGCATCGGCATACGTTGCGCCAGCCGCCTGCAAACCATTGACGCTTGTCTTCAGCAAGCCAGCATCCGTCGTAAGCTCCTGTACAATCTGTGTGCAGTTACCCGTGTCAGATTGCCTGGAATTGCTTATTCGACAACCATCAGCGCCTGTCGCGGTCCCGATTTGGTTGGCATATTTCACTAGGGCAACTTTTACTTTATCGTTATCGTCCTCAATCGTGTCGTTGGTCTTGGCTGTCTCATCCAGAAAAGAATTCACAGCCGTCTTCAAAGCGCTAATCTTCGATGGAGAGCCTCTACCGCCAAAATCATCGTTCATGGAACCGGACACATCCAGCACCAAGGCGATGTCTATCGGGGTGGTGTCCGTGGTGGAGGTGGAGGCGTCCTTGCCGATTACGTTAAGTTTGAGTATGTAGGCGCCATTGCCTTGGTATTCGATGCTCTTGGTATGCTCCGGCGTCGACAATCCCGAGGAAGCGGACTTCAGCATGCCCCGGTACGACGCAATACCAAGACGTACCGTCTTATCGGCATTATTCTTAGTTTCGTCGTCTTTCGCTTCGTTCTGATTCGCCACGGTATCGGCATCATCGTCATCCGATTGAACCGACCGCTCAACGGTCGTAGGGTTCTCGGTTCCCGTTGGTTTCTGGGTTGGCGTTGCGGAGGCCGTCGCGGGTTGCGCTTCCGACGGAGTGGCAAGTTCTATAACAGGCTCGTCGGCTGATCCGGCCTTCTGCTCTTCAGATTGTTTCACGAGCTGTTCCACAGGCTGTTCCGTGGATTGCTCCGCGGGTGCGCCCTCAGCCGCAGGATTTTCGGACCCTTCGGATACATTCTCGGACGGGGTGGATTCCGCTACCGGAGCAGCCTCGGATACATCGTTCGATGCACTGCTCGCGGAAGCCGTCGCGACCTGTTCGGCCGCCGCCGCATCGGCATCATCGGCCAATGCCATCGTACTTGCACCGGCCATGCCACCCAGCATTGCGAGGGTAGCCGCCATGGCCATGAGCTTCTTTCCAAGATCCTTGCGATGTCGGTCGCTCAAGCCGGCAAGCAGATCCTTGATTCTCTTCATAGCATGTCCATCTCTTCGTCTCGACGCGTAAGGCCGGCTCCGTCACGTGCCTTATGAAACGGACTGTAGGGAAGAAAGCCCTGCGGCGCATACACCCTCCTAGGGGGAGCCTCCAACCACTTGCATCATCGAAAATCGTTGGAATTCCAACAAGACCATACCCTCTTCGGCAACCTCTTCAAGACGTGAAAACATCCTCTTTCAAGGAGGCGCGCAAAAGCCCCATGCCGGTTGCGACGCATCGAAACCACCATGGTCGCGACATGATGATCATCCGCCGCTCAACCACGAGACGGCCAGCATTCGGCATGACGCATGATCCTACGCTTCGGACGAATCAGTCTGAGCACGATGAAGCACAACACCATGCCGCCAACCAGAACGCCGACGCCCACCCACAGTCCGATGCTGCGCGCATCATGCAGGTCGGTCGGGTCGGGTGCGGGCATGGGAATCGACACACGATGCCCCGAAACCAGCAGCCGCTGGGTATTGATGCCATACGGCGTGCAAGTCATCAAGGTCAGACGATCCTCCCCCGGCTCGATTGTGAGACGTGATGTGTCATTCGGATCAATCACGCCGATGCGATCCACCTGGTAGCCAAGGGTTTCACCCATCACCTCGACATACATGAAATCACCCTGCTTCATCTCGTCAAGGCGGGTGAACATCATCGCCTCGACCAGACCACGATGCCCGGTGATCACCGCATGCGTGTTCGTGCCACCGACCGGCAGGCTCGTACCATACAAATGCCCGGCACCCTTGGCGAGCGCCTGCTCCGACGTACCATGATAAATCGGCAGTTTCACGCTGATTTTGGGAATCGACACGGTTCCCATAATGCCGGAGCCGGAATCAAGCAGACCCTGATACTCCTCATCCTGACTGGAGACGGAATCCCCGTTACCGGAACTCTGCGAAACGCCCGCGGCCGACGCGAAAGGATCCACGGCCTCACCAAGAATCGGCTGCCCTTCCTTGGCAAGACGTGCGTTATAGGCGCGGGCATCGGCAAGCCGGTCCTCAGCCTGCGGGTACGGCCAGCCCGCAACCGTTTTCGCCACCGCATCGGAAGTATTCGACAGACTCCGCGCCGATCGCACCTGCATGACCACCGGAAACAAGCCTACGCATAAGGCCGATGCGATCAACAGCGCCGCAAGCGCACGCATCACCACGAACTGCACGAGCCGCATGCGACGCCGACGCACCACATCCGATACGTCAACCACCTCAGCAAACGCCACAGGCTCCCACCGGAGGGCAACGGCCCGAGACACCTCCCGCCGCACGCTGACTCTGCGAAGCATCATGCATCTCCTTCGAACGCAACAATCTTCGCATCACCACCCCTGCAATCCATGCCCCCTATTGGAGGGGTCCATGATCATTCCCGCAGGCAGGAACGTATGGGCCGACGCTAGATGAACGCACGCTCGCCGAAGATGGCGGTGCCGACGCGCACAATGGTAGAGCCTTCGGCGATGGCGAGCTCCATATCGCCGGTCATGCCCATCGACAGTTCCAGGCAGCGTTCGGTTCCCGGCGTCTTGGACGCAAGGATCAGATCGCGTGTCTTGCGCAGATGCGCGAAGCATTTGCGAATCGTGGTCTCATTGTCGACATGCGCGCCAATCGTCATCAGACCTTGCAATTCGAGGCCATCCAACGTGCCTATCTTCTGTGCGATGCGGATGGCGTGTGCCGGATCGCAACCTGACTTCGACGCCTCGCCGGACTCATTCACCTCCAGCAGCACGCCGACCGTAATGCCGCGCGCGACGGCCCTGCGCGAAATCTTCTCCGCCAAATCGACCGAATCCACCGACTCGATCGTGTTGATCACCGGTAACACTTTGCCGATCTTGTTGCTTTGCAGTTGACCGATCAGATGGAACGGAATATGCGTACCGTCCGCATCGCCGGCAACCGCGCCGCCGGCAACCGCCTCGGCAGTGGCCGCCCCCAACGTAAAGCCGCGTTGCGCGCACTGCTTCAGCAATCCTTCGGCCTTTGCCATCACTTCCTGCGGACGATTCTCTCCGATCATGCGCACCCCGGCGTCGATCGCGGTCATGATTTCGCCGACGTCACGCGTCTTCGTGGCTGCCAGCAGTTTCACCGAACCGACTTCGCGACCGGCTTGGGCTTCGGCGGTGGCGACACGGTCCAGCACACGATGCACGCCGTCCGTAATCTCTTGTGCGCGCGCCGCATCGATCACCTCATTGGCAAGGTTTTTGTGGTCCATATAAGCAGTCATCTCATCGCCCCTTAACGTCGGATTCCCGATCCCTTTCCCTAGGGTATGAAGAAGCCCGTACGAGCCGGCCTGAAGTGAAGCGATAAAGCGGTCGGCAATAGTCGTACGGGCTAACATCAGACGACAGTAGAAGGGGGACTTCAAGACTCCGTCTGTAGTTTCTTTATGACTCAAAATGCCTTGATTGTTATGGCATATTCCATAATTTGAGACATTTCGAGGAAAATTTCGAGGGGTTAACCCCCTTGGGTTTCTGATTGTCTAGTAGGCACTCAGTCCTTGTCAGCATGTTGCTGCATTGCACGAATGTTTCCACGACTCAGGATTTGATGGTTTCGAACCGTTGCTCAAGCTCCCCGACACGCTGCCTCAACGCGATCACCTGGCAGGTCAGCGACTGGATCTGCCCCATTTGCATGGTGATGAAGCGGTTACGCGCATCGGTCGGCATCACGGCCATCGCATCCGGCCGTTTGGCCTCGTTCATGATCTCATCATCATGCTTCCAACGCGCGATATTGCGTTCCACACGCTTATGCCCGACGATCATGGGGCTCAGGCCGGCCGACGTAAAAATCACGCTCGGTCGCTCACCCTGTAGATAACGACTCATGCAACTGACTTGGAAATCATGCGAATACGTGATGCGATTTTCCGTAACCGCCTCGACCGCCGGCAGCGACCGTAGGTATTCGACTTCCGTCTGACTGAATCGTCTTCTCGTCATGTTCCACCCACTTTCACATTGTCATTACCGTTGACTCCGCTTACGCGCCGCGCGACATGGATACGGCTTACGTGCTCTGGACGGTTCACCCTATCATCAGAAACTCGAAAATGACGGGGGCAAAACCACCCGTATCGCTACGCGCTAAACCTCGTGTAAGCTATATCACACAATCGATTCAACGCTTTATCATACAATTCACCCCATCTCACCCCTTATGTGAATCGCTTCCTTTCCGGAGGAGAAGGTAGAGTCCTGTATGACCAACCACTCAAGGAGGTACGATGCCAGGCCGTTTCGCTCCGACGCCGTCAGGCCGCATGCACATCGGCAACATCTACGCGATGCTGGGTGCATGGCTTTCCGCACGCAGCAGCAACGACGCGATCTACCTGCGCATCGAAGACATCGACGAACCACGCGTCGTCCCCGGAGCGGCCGACCTCATCATGGACGACCTGCAATGGCTCGGCCTTGACTGGGACGGCGCGCCCGTATATCAATCCGCCCGACACCCTCTGTATGAAGATGCCCTGCGCACCTTGCAGCGTCTCACCATCGACGATTCGGGAGCCGTCACCGCAGATGCCACCGGAAACGCAACGCCGTTGATCTACCCCTGCTTCTGCTCACGCGCGGACATTCGCGCGGCTTCAGCACCGCAGGAAGGCGACCGTTTCATGATCTACCCCGGCACCTGCCGCAGGCTCGCCGAGACGAATCCGGACGAAGTACGCGCACGGCTTGCGCAGGGCAGGCGGCATTCCCTACGTATCGCCATGCCCGCTTCGAATTCGACGATTGCGTTTGAAGACCGTGTATTCGGCCATCAGGAATTCAATGTGACCCACGAGATCAGCGACTCGGTCGTTCGCCGGGCCGACGGCCTGTTCTCCTACCAGCTGGTGGTCGTCGTAGACGATCTTGCCATGGGCGTCGACGACATCGTTCGT encodes:
- a CDS encoding class C sortase; translation: MLRRVSVRREVSRAVALRWEPVAFAEVVDVSDVVRRRRMRLVQFVVMRALAALLIASALCVGLFPVVMQVRSARSLSNTSDAVAKTVAGWPYPQAEDRLADARAYNARLAKEGQPILGEAVDPFASAAGVSQSSGNGDSVSSQDEEYQGLLDSGSGIMGTVSIPKISVKLPIYHGTSEQALAKGAGHLYGTSLPVGGTNTHAVITGHRGLVEAMMFTRLDEMKQGDFMYVEVMGETLGYQVDRIGVIDPNDTSRLTIEPGEDRLTLMTCTPYGINTQRLLVSGHRVSIPMPAPDPTDLHDARSIGLWVGVGVLVGGMVLCFIVLRLIRPKRRIMRHAECWPSRG
- a CDS encoding isopeptide-forming domain-containing fimbrial protein is translated as MNARKLFASVAAAATLLAGMALGAASAQADPTTAAEITVTNAAAGSEFKAYKFAEFADPQGTAPTMSKVQVNTVDAAKTAVEAAAKSAGGVSEIPDPYKDNPAAYVATFTDAQLRAFADALVVSGLTPTDTKTAALEASTVTLNVTEGWYLITDTNGVPTVVATQVTANGATYTKFVRKSGDPLTLGTVVAKSNTPPTPGKTAEEKAQAMGVGSVANYTIQVKLPNMLGKTDPMFKIMDKPGVGLTVNNDIKVYVEGGSSTITVDGETVNVTEIPADNNYVVSGFTANELKGNGTDQFTVDLSNYAASEAGLANAGKTIYVQYTGVINEEVKESETVTNTPTVATDPDTSTDGDEVELITGKFEFTKIGVGDEENALEGVTFNVKDARGNTLTFVPTDNGYMLSTAASASADIKSDANGKVKVFALPEGTYTVKETATREDLNYSKQFLAEFNIKVSINQNAKKATFALADGSNVLGLATSGADGAITVKNVKSITQLPLTGAAGTVLFTIVALLLAGAGAAVALKSRNTLVES
- a CDS encoding YggS family pyridoxal phosphate-dependent enzyme → MTAYMDHKNLANEVIDAARAQEITDGVHRVLDRVATAEAQAGREVGSVKLLAATKTRDVGEIMTAIDAGVRMIGENRPQEVMAKAEGLLKQCAQRGFTLGAATAEAVAGGAVAGDADGTHIPFHLIGQLQSNKIGKVLPVINTIESVDSVDLAEKISRRAVARGITVGVLLEVNESGEASKSGCDPAHAIRIAQKIGTLDGLELQGLMTIGAHVDNETTIRKCFAHLRKTRDLILASKTPGTERCLELSMGMTGDMELAIAEGSTIVRVGTAIFGERAFI
- a CDS encoding HTH domain-containing protein, whose protein sequence is MTRRRFSQTEVEYLRSLPAVEAVTENRITYSHDFQVSCMSRYLQGERPSVIFTSAGLSPMIVGHKRVERNIARWKHDDEIMNEAKRPDAMAVMPTDARNRFITMQMGQIQSLTCQVIALRQRVGELEQRFETIKS
- a CDS encoding glutamyl-Q tRNA(Asp) synthetase — protein: MPGRFAPTPSGRMHIGNIYAMLGAWLSARSSNDAIYLRIEDIDEPRVVPGAADLIMDDLQWLGLDWDGAPVYQSARHPLYEDALRTLQRLTIDDSGAVTADATGNATPLIYPCFCSRADIRAASAPQEGDRFMIYPGTCRRLAETNPDEVRARLAQGRRHSLRIAMPASNSTIAFEDRVFGHQEFNVTHEISDSVVRRADGLFSYQLVVVVDDLAMGVDDIVRGRDLLRSNALQIWIRQALTGSTDYSYAHLPLIDNASGQRLAKREKSLDMGILRKHGVTPERVIGYCAWLLGLQGDPHSTHPQPMSVQEALTEFSWAKVRTDTADRSLDPQAFNTYFGL
- a CDS encoding DUF7604 domain-containing protein, which codes for MKRIKDLLAGLSDRHRKDLGKKLMAMAATLAMLGGMAGASTMALADDADAAAAEQVATASASSASNDVSEAAPVAESTPSENVSEGSENPAAEGAPAEQSTEQPVEQLVKQSEEQKAGSADEPVIELATPSEAQPATASATPTQKPTGTENPTTVERSVQSDDDDADTVANQNEAKDDETKNNADKTVRLGIASYRGMLKSASSGLSTPEHTKSIEYQGNGAYILKLNVIGKDASTSTTDTTPIDIALVLDVSGSMNDDFGGRGSPSKISALKTAVNSFLDETAKTNDTIEDDNDKVKVALVKYANQIGTATGADGCRISNSRQSDTGNCTQIVQELTTDAGLLKTSVNGLQAAGATYADAAMEVAQQALAGGRAGAKKYVIFFTDGEPNHWSGFDGDVANAAIKKSQELKNAGTTVYSIGIFDGANPSASVSSASNANKFMHGISSNYPNATGYWNLGDRASGDYYYSASSATQLAQIFNDIQKTITEKHVYTGVSITDELSEYAKQSGIAYDKSTARTFDGKTFYKVTSGVTLNVTGGKAGETAPVLDTDYALWYSEDGNGIVRAEFNESYELKDGMTYTLSYNVEPTDSAYQTYAKTGYDATGDADTGATSAGKAGFRSNKTAQVCYTTDDRSSCANYRHPVLQIPVANVAVTKEWPDVQPVDGTEVQMHLKGYDDAVDLTVTLNADNQWNDGFVKLAPGEYTLTEDAVDGYTQVGDANVTVTIDKNELWALADKNADLQKPLKTYECTVRNQRNTVTLQDGVKLSKKTQGNDYAESFDFELTDITSDTQKAQNTGAMLKGLEGGKQTTSIGNLQANISKPGAFTVDSAGDPLTFSTPLNDGADTYTFKVVEVQPAARHGWRFDKSEYHVTVTVAKNAAGQYEAKVTQVVQVKDRDGRDIAADKQQPADDLTAAFVNRYISVATLPAAGDLTGRQWLLIGGCFGLIAVVAGIIVSIWSSKKRLY